A single window of Ovis canadensis isolate MfBH-ARS-UI-01 breed Bighorn chromosome 17, ARS-UI_OviCan_v2, whole genome shotgun sequence DNA harbors:
- the GOLGA3 gene encoding golgin subfamily A member 3 isoform X2 — MDSAAAVQEGLMEDRSGSGTSAQPEGPPKPPGSLAPLDQWDEAQRASAKVNRTSDEGRQGDACLNGPTPQFPEPPSPAGPDASPGSTEASLPLEKEEQVRLQARKRLEEQLKQYRVKRQQERSSQPVTKTRLFSTLDPELMLNPETLPRASAVAMTKEYSFLRTSVPRGPKVGSLGLLAHPKEKKSSKSSKIRSLADYRTEDSDVRNSGGNVPAPDSTRGSLKQNRGSATSVVSEVSLCPEADDRLENASLTGDNVSEADGTESDSSSYSSISTRGTPGIPANMGGTREAPYVVSGREIAVGALGQFPSISDVLQAAAAEHQEQRQEVNGETRSRTNSICSSVSMESSVAETHDEMLQVLKEKMRLEGQLEALSLEASQALKEKAELQAQLAALHTRLQAQLEHSHSSQQRQDSLSSEVDTLKQSCWDLEQAMTDLQNMLEAKNASLASSNSDLQVAEEQYQRLMAKVEEMQRSILSKDNTVHDLRQQMTALQSQLQQVQLERATLTSKLKASQAEIASLQSVRQWYQQQLALAQEARVRLQGEMAHIQVGQMSQAGLLEHLKLENVSLSHQLTETQQRSIKEKERIAAQLQGIEADMLDQEAAFVQIQEAKTMVEEDLQRRLEEFEDEKEQLQKMVASAVVLEQQLEQVKLTLHQRDQQLEALQQEHLDLLKQFTSTQETLQTKEQSLGDLQVRYDELQARLEELQGEAASREDAIQALQNEKIVLEVALQAAQSSREEFDRGVKRLEEGAQDTSDTLEQLRQELAIKSSQVEHLQQEAGALKKQTQKIKEQFLQQKVMVEAYRRDATSKDQLISELKATKKRLDSEVKELRQELMKLQGEKRSMEVEHSRLQKEMSQVQQQVVDLEGHLHSAQRERDEMETQLQSLQFDKEQMVALTEANEVLKKQIEELQQEATKAITEQKQKMKRLGSDLTSAQKEMKTKHKAYENAVGILSRRLQEALAAKEAAEAELSQLRAQAAAGGSDLTLHERVQVLEAELQAVSHSKMMLERELQEVISLTGQELEEQREKVLELEDELQESRGFRRKIKRLEETNKKLALELEHERGKLTGLGQSNAALREHNSILETALAKREADLVQLNLQVQAVLQRKEEEDRQMKQLVQALQAALQKEKVMVHGLEEQVAAAKAEAGHNRRHFKAATLELSEVKKELQAKEQEVQRLQAEADGLQIQEGKHSQEIAEFQAELAEARTQLQLLQKQLDEQLSKEPIGNQEMENLKWEVDQKEREIQSLKQQLDLTEHQSKQELDGIQQSLQNIKSELEMVREDLSMTQKDKFMLQAKVSELKNNMKTLLQQNQQLKLDLRRGAAKTRKEPKGEASSSSPVTPVKIPDCPVPASLLEELLRPPPAVSKEPLKNLNSCLQQLKQEMDSLQRQMEAHAVTVHESLSSWTQGDPASPSPPGDHANPRGDTEWHGQGRASREGLGTVTAEHPHPECL; from the exons tcCAGTCAACCTGTAACTAAAACGAGACTTTTTAGCACACTTGATCCTGAACTCATGTTGAACCCAGAAACCTTACCAAGGGCCAGTGCCGTGGCTATGACAAAAGAATATTCCTTCCTGCGCACCAGTGTCCCTCGGGGGCCGAAGGTGGGCAGCTTAGGGCTCCTGGCACAtcctaaggagaaaaaaagttcCAAATCAAGCAAAATTCGGTCTCTGGCTGATTACAGAACTGAAGATTCAGACGTTCGGAATTCTGGTGGAAATGTTCCAGCTCCGGACTCTACCAGGGGCTCCCTGAAGCAGAACCGAGGCAGCGCGACATCAGTGGTATCTGAGGTCAGCCTGTGCCCCGAGGCCGATGACCGCCTGGAGAATGCGTCCCTGACTGGAGACAACGTGTCCGAGGCTGACGGGACGGAGAGCGATAGTTCCTCCTACAGCAGCATCTCCACCCGCGGGACACCAGGCATCCCAGCGAACATGGGGGGCACGCGTGAGGCCCCCTACGTGGTCAGTGGCAGGGAGATCGCAGTTGGAGCCCTGGGCCAGTTCCCCTCCATCTCAGATGTCCTGCAGGCTGCAGCAGCCGAGCACCAAGAGCAGAGGCAGGAAGTCAACGGGGAGACGCGAAGCCGGACCAATAGCATCTGCAGCAG TGTCTCCATGGAAAGCTCTGTTGCTGAAACTCATGATGAAATGTTGCAGgttcttaaagaaaaaatgagactCGAAGGACAGCTGGAAGCTTTATCATTAGAAGCTAGTCAG GCACTTAAAGAAAAGGCCGAGCTGCAGGCGCAACTGGCTGCTCTGCACACGAGGCTGCAGGCGCAGCTGGAGCACAGCCATAGCAGCCAGCAGAGGCAAGATTCACTCAGTTCAGAAGTGGACACCTTGAAGCAGTCCTGCTGGGACCTTGAGCAGGCAATGACTGACCTGCAGAACATGCTAGAAGCCAAGAATGCCAGCCTGGCGTCCTCCAACAGTGACCTGCAGGTGGCAGAGGAGCAATATCAGAGACTAATGGCCAAAGTGGAGGAGATGCAGAGAAGCATCCTCAGTAAGGACAACACAG TGCACGACCTGCGGCAGCAGATGACAGCCTTGCAGAGCCAGCTACAACAGGTGCAGCTGGAGCGCGCCACACTCACCAGCAAGCTGAAGGCATCCCAGGCCGAGATCGCGTCCCTGCAGAGTGTCCGGCAGTGGTACCAGCAGCAGCTTGCCCTGGCCCAGGAGGCCCGGGTCAGGCTGCAGGGCGAGATGGCCCACATCCAG GTTGGACAGATGAGCCAGGCGGGCCTTCTGGAGCACCTGAAGCTTGAGAACGTGTCCCTGTCCCACCAGCTGACGGAAACCCAGCAGAGGTCCATCAAGGAGAAGGAGCGCATTGCCGCCCAGCTCCAGGGCATTGAG GCTGACATGCTGGACCAGGAAGCTGCCTTTGTGCAGATTCAAGAGGCGAAGACGATGGTAGAGGAGGACCTGCAGAGGAGACTTGAGGAGTTTGAAGACGAGAAGGAGCAGCTGCAAAAGATGGTAGCCTCGGCGGTGGTGCTGGAGCAGCAACTGGAGCAG GTGAAGTTGACTTTGCATCAGCGAGACCAGCAGCTGGAGGCTTTGCAGCAGGAGCACCTGGACCTGTTGAAGCAGTTCACCTCAACGCAGGAGACTCTGCAGACTAAGGAGCAGTCCCTCGGGGACCTGCAGGTGCGCTACGATGAGCTGCAGGCCAGGCTGGAGGAGCTGCAGGGGGAAGCTGCCTCCAGAGAAGACGCCATCCAGGCCCTGCAGAATGAGAAGATCGTCTTGGAGGTGGCTCTGCAGGCAGCCCAGAGCAGCAGAGAGGAATTCGATAGAGGGGTGAAACGCCTGGAAGAGGGGGCCCAGGACACGTCGGACACTTTAGAACAGTTGAGACAAGAATTAGCCATCAAGTCCAGCCAG GTGGAGCACCTGCAACAGGAAGCTGGCGCTCTGAAAAagcagacacagaaaataaaggaacagtttcttcaacaaaag GTGATGGTGGAGGCCTACCGCCGCGATGCCACCTCCAAAGACCAGCTCATCAGTGAGCTGAAGGCCACGAAGAAGAGGCTGGACTCAGAGGTGAAGGAGTTGCGGCAGGAGTTGATGAAACTTCAAGGGGAGAAGAGGTCTATGGAGGTGGAGCACTCACGCCTGCAGAAGGAGATGTCACAGGTCCAGCAGCAGGTGGTGGATCTCGAAGGGCACCTGCATTCGGCCCAGAGGGAGCGTGACGAGATGGAGACGCAGTTACAG TCTTTGCAGTTTGATAAAGAGCAGATGGTCGCTCTGACGGAGGCCAACGAGGTACTCAAGAAACAGATAGAAGAGTTGCAGCAAGAAGCCACGAA GGCCATcacagaacagaagcagaagatgaagCGTCTGGGTTCGGACCTGACCAGCGCACAGAAGGAGATGAAGACCAAGCACAAGGCCTATGAGAATGCAGTGGGCATCCTCAGCCGCCGCCTGCAGGAGGCCCTCGCAGCCAAGGAGGCAGCCGAGGCCGAGCTGAGCCAGCTGAGAGCCCAGGCAGCCGCCGGCGGCAGCGACCTCACCTTGCAT GAGCGGGTCCAGGTGCTGGAGGCGGAGCTGCAGGCTGTCAGCCACAGCAAGATGATGCTGGAGAGGGAGCTACAGGAGGTCATCTCACTGACCggccaggagctggaggagcagCGGGAGAAGGTGCTGGAGCTGGAGGACGAG CTGCAAGAGTCCAGAGGCTTCAGGAGGAAGATAAAGCGCCTTGAGGAGACCAATAAGAAGCTAGCTTTGGAACTGGAGCACGAGAGAGGGAAGCTCACGGGCCTCGGGCAGTCCAATGCAGCCTTGAGAGAGCACAACAGCATCTTAGAGACGGCATTAGCCAAGAGGGAAGCAGACCTAGTTCAGCTGAACCTTCAG GTGCAGGCAGTTTTGCAGCGCAAGGAAGAAGAGGACCGCCAGATGAAGCAGCTTGTCCAGGCCTTGCAGGCCGCACTACAGAAGGAAAAGGTGATGGTGCACGGCCTCGAGGAGCAG gTTGCTGCAGCCAAGGCAGAAGCGGGTCACAACCGCCGCCACTTTAAGGCTGCCACCTTAGAGCTGAGCGAGGTGAAGAAGGAGCTGCAGGCCAAGGAGCAGGAGGTCCAGAGGCTACAGGCAGAGGCCGACGGGCTCCA GATCCAGGAGGGGAAGCACTCACAGGAAATAGCAGAATTCCAGGCGGAGCTGGCAGAGGCCCGGACCCAGCTCCAGCTGCTGCAGAAGCAGCTGGATGAGCAGCTGAGCAAAGAACCCATAGGAAAccaagag ATGGAAAATCTCAAATGGGAGGTggatcagaaagagagagaaatccaGTCCTTGAAACAGCAGCTGGACTTGACCGAGCACCAGAGTAAACAGGAGTTGGATGGAATACAGCAGTCGTTACAG AATATTAAATCTGAGCTGGAGATGGTACGGGAAGACCTGTCTATGACCCAGAAAGATAAATTTATGCTTCAAGCTAAAGTGTCAGAACTGAAGAACAACATGAAGACACTGCTCCAGCAAAACCAGCAGCTCAAGCTGGACCTGCGGCGAGGAGCAGCCAAGACG agaaaggagCCAAAAGGAGAAGCCAGCTCTTCCAGCCCCGTGACACCAGTGAAGATCCCCGACTGCCCTGTCCCGGCCTCGCTGCTGGAGGAACTGCTGCGGCCCCCTCCTGCCGTGAGCAAGGAACCCCTCAAGAACCTCAACAGCTGCCTCCAGCAGCTCAA GCAGGAGATGGACAGCCTGCAGCGCCAGATGGAGGCACACGCAGTCACTGTGCATGAGTCGCTGTCCTCATGGACTCAGGGGGACCCCGCCAGCCCCTCACCACCGGGAGATCACGCCAACCCTAGAGGAGACACAGAGTGGCACGGTCAGGGCAGGGCCTCGCGAGAAGGACTTGGAACAGTGACCGCCGAGCATCCCCACCCCGAGTGTTTGTAA